Proteins encoded within one genomic window of Bacteroides sedimenti:
- a CDS encoding DUF4827 domain-containing protein: MKKQTLLLFSVLIMGCIFLQSCGKDTKTYAEMLADEANAVKDFVKKNDIKVITPSEFLKDTTTIDNEYVLFPESGIYLHIDKKGGKVPVSNDVILTRFNEISVASGDTTLSNYYDNTSVDQFRYTKNSYSTYGMFFQEQNQQAYMLSAYGSAVPAGWLMPLQYVGDGAKVKVIVPSKQGHSTAQNYVTPYFYEIQYTIY; the protein is encoded by the coding sequence ATGAAAAAACAAACATTACTGCTATTCTCAGTACTTATTATGGGATGCATATTTCTCCAATCATGTGGCAAAGATACAAAGACTTACGCTGAGATGCTTGCAGATGAAGCAAATGCTGTTAAGGATTTCGTCAAGAAAAACGATATAAAAGTTATAACTCCAAGCGAATTCTTAAAAGACACCACCACTATCGACAATGAATATGTACTTTTCCCGGAAAGTGGCATCTATTTGCACATCGACAAAAAAGGAGGTAAAGTTCCTGTAAGCAATGATGTTATTCTGACTCGCTTCAACGAAATCAGCGTTGCAAGCGGAGATACCACATTAAGTAACTATTATGACAACACAAGTGTTGATCAGTTTAGATATACTAAGAATTCATATTCTACATACGGCATGTTCTTTCAAGAACAGAACCAACAAGCTTATATGCTTAGTGCTTATGGAAGCGCAGTTCCTGCCGGTTGGCTGATGCCACTTCAGTATGTAGGTGATGGAGCCAAAGTCAAGGTAATTGTACCTTCTAAACAAGGTCACAGCACTGCACAAAATTATGTAACACCCTATTTCTACGAAATTCAATATACAATTTACTAA
- the glmM gene encoding phosphoglucosamine mutase, producing MTLIKSISGIRGTIGGQAGEGLNPLDIVKFTSAYATLIRKTCKSTSNKIVVGRDARISGKMVNNVVVGTLMGMGYDVVDIGLASTPTTELAVTMEGACGGIILTASHNPKQWNALKLLNEYGEFLNAAEGEEVLRIAEAEEFTFAEVDSLGSYREDLSYNQKHIDSVLALKLVDVEAIRKANFKVAIDCVNSVGGIVLPDLLKALGVTQVEKLFCEPDGHFPHNPEPLEKNLQDIMNLMKKGNNDVAFVVDPDVDRLAIICEDGAMYGEEYTLVSVADYVLKHTPGNTVSNLSSTRALRDVTRKYGQTYNASAVGEVNVVTKMKATNAVIGGEGNGGVIYPESHYGRDALVGIALFLSHLAHEGKKVSELRATYPPYFIAKNKVELTPAIDVDAILTKVKEIYAKEEINDIDGVKIDFPDKWVHLRKSNTEPIIRVYSEASTMEAADEIGLQIMKVIEELAK from the coding sequence ATGACACTTATTAAATCTATTTCCGGTATCCGCGGAACTATTGGCGGACAAGCCGGAGAGGGACTCAACCCGCTCGATATTGTTAAATTCACATCTGCTTACGCAACGTTAATCAGAAAGACATGCAAATCTACCAGCAATAAAATTGTTGTCGGCCGTGATGCCCGTATCTCTGGAAAAATGGTAAACAATGTAGTTGTGGGAACCTTAATGGGTATGGGTTACGATGTTGTTGACATCGGTCTGGCCTCAACCCCAACAACAGAACTTGCAGTTACAATGGAAGGAGCTTGCGGTGGTATTATCCTTACTGCCAGCCATAACCCAAAACAATGGAACGCATTGAAACTGCTGAACGAATACGGAGAATTCCTCAACGCCGCTGAAGGTGAAGAAGTCCTTCGTATTGCTGAAGCCGAAGAGTTTACTTTTGCTGAAGTGGATTCTTTAGGTTCTTACCGTGAAGATTTAAGCTACAATCAAAAACATATAGACAGTGTATTGGCACTGAAGCTGGTTGACGTGGAAGCCATCCGCAAAGCAAACTTCAAGGTGGCTATCGACTGTGTTAACTCTGTAGGAGGTATTGTACTTCCCGATTTGCTTAAGGCACTGGGAGTGACACAAGTTGAAAAGCTTTTCTGTGAACCCGACGGACATTTTCCACACAATCCGGAACCACTGGAAAAGAACCTGCAAGACATCATGAACCTGATGAAAAAAGGAAATAACGATGTGGCATTCGTCGTTGACCCGGACGTAGACCGCCTGGCAATTATCTGTGAAGACGGAGCTATGTACGGAGAAGAATATACATTGGTTTCAGTAGCCGATTATGTATTGAAACATACTCCGGGGAACACTGTATCAAACTTAAGCTCTACACGTGCTCTGCGTGATGTAACACGTAAGTACGGACAAACATATAACGCTTCAGCTGTAGGTGAAGTGAACGTGGTAACCAAGATGAAAGCGACCAATGCTGTTATCGGAGGTGAAGGTAATGGCGGGGTTATCTACCCTGAAAGCCACTACGGACGCGATGCTCTTGTTGGTATCGCTCTATTCCTGAGTCATCTGGCTCACGAAGGAAAGAAGGTGAGCGAGCTGAGAGCTACTTATCCTCCTTATTTCATTGCTAAAAACAAGGTGGAACTTACTCCGGCTATCGATGTAGATGCTATCCTTACTAAGGTAAAGGAAATTTATGCAAAAGAAGAAATCAACGACATCGACGGTGTTAAGATAGATTTCCCTGACAAATGGGTTCATCTGAGAAAGAGCAACACCGAACCAATTATTCGTGTTTACTCGGAAGCTTCGACTATGGAAGCCGCAGACGAGATTGGTCTACAGATTATGAAGGTAATTGAGGAGCTGGCTAAATAA
- a CDS encoding GlsB/YeaQ/YmgE family stress response membrane protein, with protein MLGGIIIGIIAGYAAGKIMRGGGFGCFVNLILGIIGGVLGSWLFGLLGIRASGTIGSLVTATVGAIALLWISSLFSKKH; from the coding sequence ATGCTTGGAGGAATTATTATTGGAATTATCGCCGGATATGCGGCCGGTAAAATTATGCGAGGCGGAGGATTCGGATGTTTCGTGAATCTGATTCTTGGAATTATTGGCGGAGTGCTGGGCAGCTGGCTCTTCGGACTGTTGGGTATAAGGGCATCGGGAACGATTGGCAGTCTGGTTACCGCAACAGTTGGTGCAATTGCTCTGCTTTGGATTTCTTCACTGTTCTCAAAAAAGCATTAA
- a CDS encoding NUDIX hydrolase — protein sequence MKKDNTEEMFPLVDEYGNITGAASRGDCHNGSMLLHPVVHLHVFNENGDIYLQKRPVWKDIQPDKWDTAVGGHVDLGESAEQALQREVHEELGITDYTPEFITSYVFESKVERELVFVYKTTYAGEISPNQEELDGGRFWSIEEIRQNLGKEVFTPNFEGEIKRVNLIPELI from the coding sequence ATGAAAAAAGATAATACAGAAGAGATGTTTCCGCTGGTTGATGAGTATGGAAACATAACCGGAGCTGCCTCAAGGGGGGATTGCCACAATGGAAGTATGCTGTTGCATCCGGTAGTGCATCTGCATGTGTTCAACGAAAATGGTGATATCTATTTACAGAAACGTCCGGTCTGGAAGGATATTCAGCCGGATAAGTGGGATACGGCTGTGGGAGGGCATGTGGACCTAGGAGAAAGTGCTGAGCAGGCTTTGCAGCGCGAAGTGCACGAAGAACTCGGCATAACGGACTATACACCCGAGTTTATCACGTCGTACGTCTTTGAATCGAAAGTAGAAAGAGAACTGGTCTTTGTATACAAAACAACTTATGCGGGTGAGATTTCCCCCAACCAAGAAGAATTGGATGGCGGACGCTTTTGGAGCATAGAGGAGATAAGACAGAATCTTGGCAAGGAGGTTTTTACTCCTAATTTTGAGGGAGAAATAAAACGGGTGAATCTTATTCCCGAATTGATATAA
- a CDS encoding S-adenosylmethionine:tRNA ribosyltransferase-isomerase: protein MMKETKHIKISEFNYPLPDERIAKFPLSVRDQSKLLVYNHGEISETQFTSLPDLIPADSLMIFNNTKVIQARLHFRKETGALIEVFCLEPISPNDYQLSFQQTEKCSWLCMIGNLKKWKEGVLSREITVKGMQVVLKAIRGEARGTSHWVNFSWNNKGVTFAEILEVVGELPIPPYLNRETEESDKETYQTVYSKVEGSVAAPTAGLHFTENVMQDLKDNGVELEELTLHVGAGTFKPVKSEEIADHEMHTEYISVSRTTIEKLIAHKGNAIAVGTTSVRTLESLYHIGVTLSQNLDANEEDLHVNQWQPYSDLPEMSSEEALQQILQYLDRNGMEALHSSTQIIIAPGYQYRIVKAMVTNFHQPQSTLLLLVSAFVNGDWKKIYQYALNHDFRFLSYGDSSLLIP from the coding sequence ATGATGAAAGAAACAAAACATATTAAGATTAGCGAATTCAATTATCCGTTGCCGGATGAGAGGATTGCTAAATTCCCGCTTTCCGTACGCGACCAGTCTAAGTTGCTGGTATATAACCACGGAGAGATTAGTGAAACCCAATTCACCTCACTGCCCGATTTGATTCCAGCCGATAGTCTGATGATTTTCAACAATACAAAGGTGATTCAAGCGAGGCTTCATTTCCGGAAAGAGACCGGAGCCTTGATAGAGGTCTTCTGTCTGGAACCTATCTCACCGAATGATTACCAACTCTCTTTCCAGCAGACCGAGAAATGCAGCTGGCTTTGCATGATTGGTAACCTGAAGAAATGGAAAGAGGGTGTGCTGAGTCGCGAAATTACAGTGAAAGGCATGCAGGTTGTGCTGAAGGCAATCCGTGGTGAAGCCCGTGGAACTAGCCATTGGGTAAACTTTTCCTGGAATAATAAAGGGGTGACTTTTGCAGAGATTCTGGAAGTTGTGGGCGAACTGCCCATTCCGCCATACCTGAATAGAGAGACGGAAGAGAGCGACAAGGAGACTTACCAGACGGTTTATTCGAAAGTGGAAGGCTCGGTGGCAGCTCCAACCGCAGGACTCCATTTTACAGAGAATGTAATGCAGGATCTGAAGGATAACGGGGTGGAACTGGAAGAACTTACATTGCATGTAGGGGCCGGAACCTTCAAACCGGTGAAGAGTGAAGAAATTGCAGATCATGAAATGCATACGGAATACATCTCGGTGAGCCGAACGACAATTGAGAAGCTGATTGCCCACAAGGGAAATGCCATAGCTGTGGGTACCACTTCTGTGCGCACACTTGAAAGCTTGTACCATATTGGAGTGACTCTCAGTCAGAATCTCGATGCAAATGAAGAGGATCTGCACGTTAATCAATGGCAACCTTACAGTGACTTACCGGAGATGAGTTCTGAAGAAGCTCTTCAACAGATTCTACAGTATCTGGATCGTAACGGGATGGAGGCACTGCACAGTAGCACACAGATTATAATTGCTCCGGGGTATCAATACCGGATTGTGAAGGCGATGGTGACTAATTTTCATCAGCCGCAGAGCACATTATTGCTGCTTGTTTCGGCATTTGTGAATGGCGACTGGAAGAAGATTTACCAGTATGCGCTCAATCACGATTTTCGTTTTCTGAGTTATGGCGATAGTTCGTTACTGATTCCCTGA
- a CDS encoding DUF2027 domain-containing protein, which translates to MKIGDKVRFLSEVGGGIVTGFVNKETVKVEDADGFEVPMLIRECVVIETDDYNLKKKPADASKAGSKESKPEAKVVAPKITSRPVETREGEALNVLLAFVPIDSKAISTTPFETYLVNDSNYYIYYNYLNAEGKAWNSRSHGLIEPNTKLFLEEFTKDKLNELEHVAVQLIAFKDSKTFMLKPAVSVELRVDTVKFYKLHTFRESVYFEDPALIYEIVKDNQPAKQMYISAQEIEEALLSKKQIDRPASTPIAKKPVRNEIIEIDLHIEELLDDTTNMSSKEILDYQLQKFREVLEENKDNKGQKIVFIHGKGDGVLRKALLNELKLKYKTFQSQDASFKEYGFGATMITIK; encoded by the coding sequence ATTAAAATAGGTGATAAAGTACGCTTCCTGAGCGAAGTAGGAGGCGGAATCGTGACAGGATTTGTAAACAAGGAGACAGTAAAGGTTGAGGATGCAGACGGATTTGAGGTTCCTATGCTTATCCGCGAATGTGTGGTTATTGAAACAGACGATTACAACCTGAAGAAGAAACCCGCCGATGCTTCAAAAGCTGGAAGCAAAGAGTCTAAACCCGAAGCCAAGGTGGTGGCTCCGAAAATAACTTCCCGTCCTGTGGAAACTCGTGAAGGTGAAGCGCTGAACGTGCTATTGGCATTTGTTCCGATAGACTCTAAAGCCATATCCACCACTCCGTTCGAAACCTATTTGGTAAACGACAGTAACTATTATATCTATTACAATTATCTTAACGCAGAAGGAAAAGCGTGGAACAGCCGTTCGCATGGACTTATTGAGCCTAACACCAAACTTTTCCTCGAAGAATTCACCAAGGATAAGCTAAATGAGCTGGAACATGTGGCTGTTCAGCTGATTGCCTTCAAGGATTCAAAAACGTTTATGTTGAAACCGGCTGTAAGCGTGGAATTACGCGTTGATACCGTTAAATTCTATAAGTTGCATACCTTCCGCGAATCGGTCTATTTCGAAGATCCTGCCCTGATTTACGAAATCGTGAAAGACAATCAACCGGCCAAGCAGATGTATATCTCTGCACAGGAAATCGAAGAGGCATTATTATCCAAAAAACAGATTGACAGACCAGCTTCAACACCGATTGCAAAGAAGCCTGTCAGAAACGAAATTATCGAGATAGACCTCCACATCGAAGAACTGCTTGACGATACCACCAACATGAGCAGCAAGGAGATTCTGGATTACCAGCTCCAGAAATTCCGTGAAGTACTCGAAGAGAATAAGGACAACAAAGGACAGAAGATTGTCTTTATCCACGGCAAAGGAGACGGAGTGCTGCGCAAAGCCCTGCTCAACGAGTTGAAGCTGAAATACAAAACCTTCCAGAGTCAGGACGCCTCTTTTAAGGAATACGGTTTTGGAGCTACCATGATTACGATTAAGTAA
- a CDS encoding DUF554 domain-containing protein has translation MIGTLVNTAAVFVGGVIGLLLKKNMPERVTSIYFQAVGLFTLAIGISMAVKMEQMLIVVGSLAIGSLLGEWMNLEAGAERMSEYLKKKFRIGNEKFSEGLITAFLLFCIGSMTVLGTIQEGTGGSSDLLFTKSLMDFFSAILLASAFGLGVVASAVPLLLFQGALTLLAMYAGSLFTPQIILGLTSVGGILLIGLGINILEIKRLRIMNMLPSLVVVVILLWIFVK, from the coding sequence ATGATCGGTACCCTTGTGAACACTGCTGCCGTTTTTGTTGGCGGAGTTATTGGTTTATTGCTGAAAAAGAATATGCCCGAACGGGTAACCTCCATCTATTTCCAGGCGGTTGGGCTATTTACGCTTGCCATTGGTATTTCCATGGCGGTAAAAATGGAACAAATGTTGATTGTAGTTGGAAGTCTGGCTATAGGTTCGTTATTGGGTGAATGGATGAATCTGGAGGCTGGGGCAGAACGAATGAGTGAATACCTGAAAAAGAAATTCCGCATCGGCAACGAAAAGTTTTCCGAAGGACTGATAACTGCATTCTTGTTGTTTTGTATTGGATCGATGACTGTCCTCGGAACCATTCAGGAGGGCACTGGTGGCTCTTCTGATTTACTCTTTACCAAATCGCTGATGGATTTTTTCTCGGCTATTTTGCTGGCATCGGCTTTTGGACTTGGAGTTGTGGCGTCTGCTGTTCCGCTATTACTTTTTCAAGGTGCATTGACCCTGCTGGCCATGTATGCCGGTTCGCTTTTTACTCCGCAAATTATCCTCGGACTTACCAGTGTAGGTGGAATCTTGCTAATAGGGCTGGGGATAAATATACTGGAAATAAAAAGACTGCGCATAATGAATATGCTACCGTCACTTGTCGTGGTGGTAATATTGCTTTGGATATTTGTGAAGTAA
- a CDS encoding flavodoxin family protein, with amino-acid sequence MKLSIIYFSKSGKTKEMAQVIAGGMKSLSDIEVGIFDLEHIDYEFLSESKAVVFGTPTYYANTCWQIKKWFDESKNIKLDGKIGAVFATADFAQGGADTAILTIINHLMVKGMLVYSGGSAMGLPYIHLGAVALKENFEQSKPMFEIFGQRIAKKAIELFGSENK; translated from the coding sequence ATGAAGTTATCAATTATCTATTTTAGCAAAAGCGGAAAGACCAAAGAAATGGCTCAGGTAATCGCCGGTGGCATGAAGAGTTTATCGGACATTGAAGTCGGCATCTTCGACTTGGAACATATCGATTATGAATTCCTGTCCGAAAGTAAGGCTGTGGTATTTGGCACTCCAACCTATTACGCCAATACCTGCTGGCAGATAAAGAAATGGTTCGACGAATCTAAAAATATTAAACTCGATGGAAAGATAGGAGCAGTATTTGCAACGGCAGACTTTGCACAAGGTGGAGCTGATACTGCAATCCTAACCATCATCAACCATTTAATGGTAAAAGGTATGTTGGTCTATTCGGGAGGATCAGCTATGGGATTGCCCTATATTCACTTAGGAGCCGTAGCACTGAAAGAGAACTTTGAACAAAGTAAACCCATGTTTGAAATATTCGGTCAGCGGATAGCAAAGAAAGCTATAGAATTATTTGGCTCAGAAAACAAGTAA